Part of the Enterobacter pseudoroggenkampii genome, TTCATGGCTTCATAACGATACGACCAAGCGGTTTCGCTGTCTCAGCGTATTCATGGGCCGCGGCGGCGTTAGCCAGGGGGAAGACACGGTCAATGACAACCCTGATGTGCCCTGCAGCCACAGCCTGCAACATGTCGTCCACGCTTGTCCGAACGCCAGGCCTTTCAAAAAGTGGCCCCATAAATACCCCCATGAGGGTCTGGTTAGACTGCATTGGCGGCCACAGGTCGACGGTCAGGCTGCCACCGCCCGCATTACCGACGAAGACGAGACGTCCTTCCGGAGCGAGTGCAGAAAGCGAAGCTGGCAACGTCGTCCCTACCGGATCGATGACGAGGTCAACCCCGGCGCCATGGGTGTACTCTCGTACACTGTCCACGACGTCATGCTGTGCACGATCCACGACATGATCGGCACCAAGTTCCAGCAGCCGGTTTATTCGCTGCGTTCCGCTTGCCACGGCGATGACCGTCGCGCCTGCCTGTGAGGCAAGCTGAACGGCCGCGAGCCCCACGCCCCCCGCTGCTGCCTGAATCAGGACGGTTTCTCCGTGCCGGAGCATGCCTCGTATGAACAGGCAATGATGTGCGGTTCCAAAAGAGATCGGTACCACCGCCGCTTCTGCTGCATCCACCCTGTCCGGTATAAGCCAGGTACGTTCCGCGAGCACGGCCCAACTTTCCGCATGCGATCCCTGCATGCTAAAAGCAGCCACTCTGTCTCCAACCTTACGGCTACGGACTTTCGATCCGACGGCAACCACTGTGCCCGCGGCCGCGTAGCCGACGACCCATGAAGGGCCAGGCGGCGGAGTTGAGCGGCGGTTGATCAAATCTCCCCCTTCAATCGAGATAGCCTCGACAGAAATCAGGACATCGTCAGGCCCTGCGACCGGATCCGGGACATCGATATATCGCAGGACGCCGGGAGCGCCTTCCACGTCATAAACCGCTGCTTTCATCAATTTACCTCTGTCTTATCATGACTCGTGGGCAGCCGGGCAATCACCTTAATCTCAAACTGGAATCCGTACAGCCACGTCACGCCGATCCCCGTCAACGTCGGGTAAGGCGCTTCCCCCCAATATTCTGGCAGGATACTCCAGATAGCGTCGAGGTTTGACTCGGGATCGACGACAAAGAGGGTCACGTCAACCACGTCACTGAACGTGCAGCCCGCAGCCGTGAGCACAGCATTAAGGTTATCGAATGCCAGCCGGACCTGCGCATTGAGATCCTCTTCAGGCGAACCATCCTCCCGGCTACCCACCTGCCCCGAAACAAACAGGAAGCCGTTAGATTTGATGGCGGGTGAATACCGATTGCGCTCATAGAGCGCCTGGCGTCCGAAGGGAAAAACGGCTTCGCGTGTTGTCATGTTTGTACCTTTGCAATAAGGCGAAATCTGCCCGGTGAATATAAAGACACTTTACAGGCGCCACATCGGACGGATAAACAAGCGACTTTGTCCATCATTGTTTGTAATATCCAAACAATCGGTGAAA contains:
- a CDS encoding RidA family protein; this translates as MTTREAVFPFGRQALYERNRYSPAIKSNGFLFVSGQVGSREDGSPEEDLNAQVRLAFDNLNAVLTAAGCTFSDVVDVTLFVVDPESNLDAIWSILPEYWGEAPYPTLTGIGVTWLYGFQFEIKVIARLPTSHDKTEVN
- a CDS encoding quinone oxidoreductase family protein, which codes for MKAAVYDVEGAPGVLRYIDVPDPVAGPDDVLISVEAISIEGGDLINRRSTPPPGPSWVVGYAAAGTVVAVGSKVRSRKVGDRVAAFSMQGSHAESWAVLAERTWLIPDRVDAAEAAVVPISFGTAHHCLFIRGMLRHGETVLIQAAAGGVGLAAVQLASQAGATVIAVASGTQRINRLLELGADHVVDRAQHDVVDSVREYTHGAGVDLVIDPVGTTLPASLSALAPEGRLVFVGNAGGGSLTVDLWPPMQSNQTLMGVFMGPLFERPGVRTSVDDMLQAVAAGHIRVVIDRVFPLANAAAAHEYAETAKPLGRIVMKP